The proteins below come from a single Vidua chalybeata isolate OUT-0048 chromosome 1, bVidCha1 merged haplotype, whole genome shotgun sequence genomic window:
- the RIDA gene encoding 2-iminobutanoate/2-iminopropanoate deaminase gives MASLVKKIISTTKAPALGPYSQAVLVDRTMYIAGQIGLEPSTGQLVSGGAKEEAKQALKNMGEILKAAGCDYGNVVKTTVLMADMKDYNDINDVYKQFFKANFPARAAYQVAALPRGARVEIEAIAIQGPLQDASA, from the exons ATGGCCTCGCTCGTGAAGAAAATAATCAGCACTACCAAGGCCCCTGCGCTGGGTCCCTACAG CCAAGCCGTGCTGGTGGACCGGACAATGTACATTGCAGGGCAGATAGGGCTGGAACCTTCCACTGGGCAGCTTGTCTCTGGAGGGGCAAAAGAGGAAGCCAAGCAG gcTCTAAAAAACATGGGAGAAATCCTGAAAGCTGCAGGCTGTGACTATGGCAATG TTGTGAAGACTACAGTTTTGATGGCAGACATGAAGGACTACAATGATATTAACGATGTTTACAAACAAT ttttcaaGGCAAACttcccagccagagcagcctaTCAAGTTGCTGCTTTACCCAGA GGGGCCAGAGTTGAAATTGAAGCTATTGCCATTCAGGGACCTCTCCAAGATGCTTCAGCATGA